The Impatiens glandulifera chromosome 3, dImpGla2.1, whole genome shotgun sequence genome contains a region encoding:
- the LOC124931187 gene encoding xyloglucan endotransglucosylase/hydrolase 2-like, which yields MEMGFVSFIVFFLGFSILSFADANFNRDFDIMWGGSKRAKIKDKGRFLTLSMDLASGAAFQSKKDYIFGRFDMQIKLIPGNSAGTVTSFYLSSRGEGHDEIDFEFLGNSTGEPYLLHTNVFSRGGGGREKQFYLWFDPTADFHTYSIIWTPKHILFGVDGTIIRDFKNMESIGVPYPNKQRMRVYGSLWNADSWATRGGLVRTNWSEAPFMASYRNFRRLNSGDDRLNDIVGQELNSVVGERMKWVQDKYMVYDYCGDMVKHPRGLPAECVVSAAKLSRNF from the exons ATGGAAATGGGTTTTGTTTCCTTTATCGTATTCTTCCTCGGATTCTCCATTCTCTCTTTCGCCGATGCCAACTTCAACAGAGACTTCGATATTATGTGGGGAGGAAGCAAACGAGCCAAGATTAAAGATAAAGGTCGTTTTCTAACCCTATCAATGGACTTAGCTTCCGGCGCCGCCTTCCAATCCAAAAAAGACTACATCTTTGGAAGATTCGATATGCAAATCAAACTTATACCCGGAAACTCCGCCGGCACCGTCACTTCATtctat TTATCCTCTCGGGGAGAGGGGCACGatgaaattgattttgaattcttGGGGAATTCGACCGGCGAACCTTACCTTCTTCACACCAACGTTTTCAGCcgcggcggcggcggcagggAGAAACAGTTTTATCTATGGTTCGATCCAACTGCTGATTTCCATACTTATTCAATCATCTGGACTCCAAAACACATTCT ATTCGGTGTGGATGGGACAATCATAAGAGATTTCAAGAACATGGAATCAATTGGAGTTCCGTATCCGAATAAGCAACGAATGAGAGTATATGGAAGCTTATGGAACGCGGATTCATGGGCTACGAGAGGTGGGCTTGTGAGGACGAACTGGAGTGAAGCTCCTTTCATGGCGTCTTACAGAAATTTCCGACGGTTGAATTCTGGTGATGATCGATTAAACGATATTGTTGGTCAAGAACTCAATTCGGTTGTTGGAGAAAGGATGAAATGGGTGCAGGATAAGTATATGGTTTATGATTATTGCGGTGATATGGTAAAACATCCCCGTGGTCTTCCGGCAGAATGTGTTGTATCCGCTGCAAAGCTTTCTAGAAACTTCTAG